A genomic window from Gemmatimonadaceae bacterium includes:
- a CDS encoding DUF4129 domain-containing protein produces MPPWTADAIRDSTAAIVEGLGYQRNVTQSLFSRFADWGIAQLLRVLDVLPNVKLGPWLLIGLVILLIVLVVIRSVVNLRAEREFRVSAPGTVRGTTRTDPSREAERLAAAGAYLEAAQQLCAALLVASSRRGEITLHPSKTTGDYAREMKRRGVPAARAFQGFRARYDRVVYDLQSCTAEDFAALRAAAQPLIGRELAA; encoded by the coding sequence GTGCCCCCGTGGACAGCGGACGCGATTCGCGACAGCACCGCGGCGATCGTCGAGGGGCTCGGGTATCAGCGCAACGTCACCCAGTCGCTGTTCAGTCGATTCGCCGACTGGGGCATCGCGCAGCTGCTCCGCGTGCTCGACGTCCTGCCGAACGTGAAGCTTGGTCCCTGGCTGCTGATTGGCCTCGTGATCCTGCTGATCGTGCTCGTCGTGATTCGCTCCGTGGTGAATCTCCGGGCGGAGCGCGAGTTCCGCGTGAGCGCTCCCGGCACCGTGCGTGGGACGACCCGCACAGACCCCTCGCGCGAGGCGGAGCGTCTGGCGGCGGCGGGCGCGTATCTCGAGGCGGCGCAACAGCTCTGCGCCGCCCTCCTGGTGGCGAGCTCGCGACGGGGCGAGATCACGCTCCACCCTTCGAAGACGACTGGAGACTACGCACGCGAGATGAAGCGCCGCGGGGTGCCCGCAGCGCGCGCCTTCCAAGGATTTCGGGCACGCTACGACCGCGTGGTGTACGACCTTCAGTCCTGCACCGCTGAGGACTTCGCCGCACTCCGCGCCGCGGCCCAGCCGCTGATCGGCCGGGAGCTGGCCGCGTGA
- a CDS encoding acyl-CoA carboxylase subunit beta, producing the protein MREKLDLLAQRRAESELGGGADRLKAQHAKGKLSARERLEVLLDEGSFVELDRFVTHRSSDFGLDKQKPYGDGVVTGYGKVHGRLVYVFSQDFTVFGGSLSEAHAGKICKVMDLAVQNGAPVIGLNDSGGARIQEGVVSLGGYADIFLRNTMASGVVPQISAILGPCAGGAVYSPAITDFVWMVRNTSYMFVTGPNVVKTVTHEDVTMEQLGGADTHGGTSGVSHFTSGTELECLEGIRTLMRFIPSNNVDAAPRGVGADPRDRKDEALLDIVPDSANKPYDIHEVLRRVIDDGEFLEVQKDFAANIVVGFAHLGGHSVGIVANQPAVLAGVLDINASMKAARFIRFCDAFNIPIVTFEDVPGFLPGVAQEHGGIIKHGAKLLYAYCEATVPKLTVITRKAYGGAYDVMSSKHIRSDVNLAWPTAEIAVMGPKGAVEILFKKEIAESKDPQAAMDARVAEYTEKFANPYVAAARGYVDDIIDPRDTRPRLIDALDMLQGKRQSMPRKKHGNIPL; encoded by the coding sequence ATGCGCGAAAAACTCGACCTCCTCGCCCAGCGCCGCGCCGAGTCCGAACTCGGCGGCGGCGCCGATCGCCTCAAGGCCCAGCACGCCAAGGGCAAGCTCTCCGCCCGCGAGCGCCTCGAGGTGCTCCTCGACGAAGGCAGCTTCGTCGAACTCGACCGCTTCGTCACGCACCGGAGCAGCGACTTCGGGCTGGATAAACAGAAGCCCTACGGCGACGGCGTGGTCACCGGCTACGGCAAGGTCCACGGCCGCCTCGTATACGTGTTCTCGCAGGACTTCACGGTCTTCGGCGGCTCGCTCTCCGAGGCCCACGCGGGCAAAATCTGCAAGGTGATGGACCTGGCGGTGCAGAACGGCGCACCGGTGATCGGCCTCAACGACTCCGGCGGTGCGCGCATCCAGGAAGGCGTGGTCTCGCTCGGCGGCTATGCGGACATCTTCCTGCGCAACACGATGGCCTCGGGCGTGGTGCCGCAGATCTCGGCCATCCTCGGCCCCTGCGCCGGCGGGGCGGTGTACTCGCCGGCCATCACGGACTTCGTGTGGATGGTGCGCAACACCTCCTATATGTTCGTGACCGGCCCGAACGTGGTGAAGACGGTCACGCACGAAGACGTGACGATGGAGCAGCTCGGTGGCGCCGACACGCACGGCGGCACCAGCGGCGTCTCGCACTTCACCAGCGGCACGGAGTTGGAGTGCCTCGAAGGCATCCGCACGCTGATGCGCTTCATCCCGAGCAACAACGTGGACGCGGCCCCGCGAGGTGTCGGCGCGGATCCGCGCGACCGCAAGGACGAGGCCCTGCTCGACATCGTCCCGGACTCGGCAAACAAGCCGTATGACATCCACGAAGTGCTGCGGCGCGTCATCGACGACGGCGAGTTCCTCGAGGTGCAGAAGGACTTCGCCGCAAACATCGTCGTCGGCTTCGCGCACTTGGGCGGGCACTCGGTGGGCATCGTCGCCAACCAGCCGGCGGTGCTGGCCGGCGTGCTCGACATCAACGCCTCGATGAAGGCGGCGCGCTTCATCCGCTTCTGCGACGCCTTCAACATCCCGATCGTGACCTTCGAGGACGTGCCGGGATTCCTGCCAGGCGTCGCGCAGGAACACGGTGGCATCATCAAGCACGGCGCCAAGCTGCTCTACGCCTACTGCGAGGCCACGGTGCCCAAGCTCACGGTGATCACGCGCAAAGCCTACGGCGGCGCCTACGACGTGATGAGCTCCAAGCACATCCGCAGCGATGTCAATCTCGCCTGGCCGACGGCCGAGATCGCGGTGATGGGCCCCAAGGGCGCGGTGGAGATCCTGTTCAAGAAGGAGATCGCCGAGTCCAAGGACCCGCAGGCGGCGATGGACGCGCGCGTGGCCGAGTACACGGAGAAGTTCGCGAATCCGTACGTGGCGGCGGCGCGCGGCTACGTGGACGACATCATCGACCCGCGCGACACGCGTCCGCGCTTGATCGACGCGCTGGATATGCTGCAGGGCAAGCGCCAGTCGATGCCGCGGAAGAAGCACGGGAACATTCCGCTGTGA
- a CDS encoding acetyl-CoA carboxylase biotin carboxylase subunit, producing MRKVLIANRGEIAVRIIRACRELGIQSVAVYSDADAGAPHVRAADEAVHIGPAPASESYLRGDHLIDVAKQVGADAIHPGYGFLSEREWFAKAVEDAGLIWIGPPASAIAAMGSKTAARTLAISAGTPVVPGTTEALKDAAEAKKLAKEFGLPVLLKAAAGGGGKGMRVVRDLAKIENALASAQREAKNAFGDDAVYIEKYVEGPRHVEIQVLADQHGNCISLGERECSIQRRHQKMIEEAPSVAVSPELRKQMGDAAVAAAKAAGYVNAGTCEFLLDAHGKFYFLEMNTRIQVEHPVTELVMGIDLVQWQLRIARGETLPFTETPQPNGWAIECRITSEDPANGFLPSTGRITHLQLPGGPGVRWDGGITTGSVVGLNYDPMLAKLIVHARTRELAIARMERALRELVIHGVETSREFHLRMMADPEYRAGNVTIQWLEAKLPEILSRRPSAETLRVAAIAGALFAQKDRGGRPGTGVAAVKAAGAAGDAASASNTPADPSRESWAGLARREALRGA from the coding sequence CTGCGCAAGGTCCTGATCGCCAACCGCGGCGAGATCGCGGTCCGCATCATCCGCGCCTGCCGCGAACTGGGCATCCAGTCGGTGGCCGTGTACTCCGATGCCGATGCCGGCGCCCCGCACGTGCGCGCCGCGGACGAAGCGGTACACATCGGCCCGGCGCCGGCCAGCGAGAGCTACCTGCGCGGTGACCATTTAATTGATGTGGCCAAGCAGGTCGGCGCCGATGCGATTCATCCGGGTTACGGCTTCCTCTCCGAGCGCGAGTGGTTCGCCAAGGCGGTGGAGGACGCCGGGCTGATCTGGATTGGCCCCCCGGCCAGCGCCATCGCCGCGATGGGCTCCAAGACGGCGGCGCGCACGCTGGCGATCTCGGCTGGCACGCCGGTGGTGCCGGGCACGACCGAAGCGCTGAAGGATGCCGCTGAGGCAAAGAAGCTCGCCAAGGAGTTCGGCCTGCCGGTGCTGCTCAAGGCCGCGGCTGGCGGTGGCGGGAAGGGAATGCGCGTGGTCCGCGACCTCGCCAAGATCGAGAACGCGCTCGCTTCCGCGCAGCGCGAGGCCAAGAACGCCTTCGGCGACGACGCCGTCTACATCGAGAAGTACGTCGAGGGGCCGCGACACGTCGAGATTCAGGTCCTCGCCGACCAGCACGGCAACTGCATCTCGCTCGGCGAACGCGAGTGCAGCATTCAGCGCCGGCATCAGAAGATGATCGAAGAGGCGCCGTCGGTCGCGGTCTCGCCCGAACTCCGCAAGCAGATGGGCGATGCGGCGGTTGCCGCCGCGAAGGCTGCAGGCTACGTGAACGCCGGCACCTGTGAGTTTCTGCTGGATGCACACGGCAAGTTCTACTTCCTCGAGATGAACACGCGCATCCAGGTGGAGCATCCGGTGACGGAGCTCGTGATGGGAATCGACCTGGTGCAGTGGCAACTGCGGATCGCGCGCGGCGAGACGCTGCCGTTCACGGAGACGCCGCAGCCCAACGGCTGGGCCATCGAGTGCCGCATCACGTCAGAAGATCCAGCGAACGGGTTTCTGCCGAGCACCGGGCGGATCACGCATCTGCAGTTGCCGGGCGGACCGGGCGTGCGCTGGGACGGCGGCATCACCACGGGCTCCGTGGTGGGGCTCAACTACGACCCGATGCTGGCCAAGCTCATCGTGCACGCGCGGACGCGCGAGCTCGCGATCGCCCGGATGGAGCGCGCCCTGCGCGAGTTGGTGATTCACGGCGTTGAGACGTCCCGGGAGTTCCATCTGCGGATGATGGCGGATCCGGAGTATCGGGCGGGCAACGTGACGATTCAGTGGCTCGAGGCCAAGCTGCCGGAGATCCTCTCTCGCCGACCCTCGGCGGAGACGCTGCGCGTGGCGGCGATTGCCGGTGCGCTGTTCGCGCAGAAGGATCGTGGTGGGCGGCCGGGCACCGGCGTCGCCGCCGTGAAGGCGGCAGGGGCGGCGGGCGATGCCGCGTCCGCGTCGAACACGCCGGCAGATCCGTCCCGTGAGAGCTGGGCAGGGTTGGCCCGACGCGAAGCCCTGCGCGGCGCGTGA
- a CDS encoding class I SAM-dependent RNA methyltransferase, with the protein MSQTTLDIASISAGGDGVARHDGLVVFTPRTAPGDRVVADVTVQGRVGRGRLLRVEREGPSRVAPSCAHYEAPDRCGGCQWQHVDLTVQRDAKRAMLRDAFQRIAKREIPLPRIHAAEPWRYRRSLTLAMRRHADGSWYAGLRAFDDPEAVFELEDCLITAEPVLAAWREVLAAAEHLPDEPRLRGTIRVIEGRAHFVLEGGREWPAISEFLDGVPGLAAVWWQAEGKRRRLVADRRPAGEPGASFAQVNPEMAALLRRAVVDRVMTQQPRRVVDAFSGSGDVAAALDAQGVQVVAIEADEEASEYAATRLTAAGRGAAAAGAPGSRAIAARVEDVLGAHLPADVVILNPPRSGVDAKVTAALVKSPPKAIIYVSCDPATLARDVGRLPGWAVQDIECYDLFPQTAHVETLCELRPELQG; encoded by the coding sequence GTGAGTCAGACGACGCTCGACATCGCGAGCATCTCGGCCGGCGGCGACGGCGTCGCTCGCCACGACGGGCTCGTGGTGTTCACGCCCCGCACGGCGCCGGGCGACCGCGTGGTCGCGGACGTCACCGTGCAAGGCCGCGTGGGCCGCGGGCGATTGCTGCGCGTCGAACGCGAGGGGCCGTCGCGCGTGGCGCCGAGTTGCGCGCACTACGAGGCGCCTGATCGTTGCGGTGGCTGCCAGTGGCAGCACGTGGACCTCACGGTGCAGCGCGATGCCAAGCGCGCGATGCTTCGTGACGCCTTCCAGCGCATCGCCAAGCGCGAGATTCCCTTGCCGCGCATCCACGCGGCGGAGCCCTGGCGGTATCGTCGCTCGCTCACACTCGCGATGCGCCGGCACGCGGACGGCTCGTGGTATGCGGGTCTGCGCGCCTTCGACGATCCCGAGGCGGTGTTCGAACTTGAGGACTGCCTGATTACAGCCGAGCCGGTGCTGGCCGCGTGGCGCGAGGTGCTCGCCGCCGCGGAACACCTGCCCGACGAGCCGCGGCTGCGCGGCACAATCCGCGTGATCGAGGGGCGCGCGCACTTCGTGCTGGAGGGCGGCCGCGAGTGGCCCGCGATCTCGGAGTTCCTTGATGGCGTGCCGGGGCTCGCGGCTGTGTGGTGGCAGGCCGAGGGCAAGCGGCGGCGCCTCGTGGCTGACCGTCGTCCCGCCGGCGAGCCGGGTGCGAGCTTCGCGCAGGTGAACCCGGAAATGGCGGCCCTGTTGCGCCGCGCCGTGGTGGACCGTGTGATGACGCAACAGCCACGGCGCGTGGTGGATGCGTTCAGCGGGTCTGGCGATGTGGCTGCCGCGCTCGACGCGCAGGGCGTCCAGGTTGTCGCGATCGAGGCGGACGAGGAGGCGTCGGAGTACGCGGCAACGCGACTGACGGCCGCGGGCCGCGGGGCGGCCGCTGCCGGCGCGCCGGGCTCGCGCGCCATCGCCGCGCGCGTCGAGGACGTGCTCGGTGCGCACCTGCCCGCTGACGTCGTCATCCTGAATCCCCCGCGCAGTGGCGTGGACGCCAAGGTCACCGCGGCGCTGGTGAAGTCTCCTCCCAAGGCCATCATCTACGTGAGCTGCGACCCCGCCACCCTTGCGCGCGACGTCGGCCGCCTGCCTGGCTGGGCTGTCCAGGACATCGAGTGCTACGACCTCTTCCCGCAGACGGCGCACGTCGAGACGCTCTGCGAGCTACGCCCGGAGTTGCAAGGATGA
- a CDS encoding acetyl-CoA carboxylase biotin carboxyl carrier protein subunit, giving the protein MKYIVEIDGERHEVDLADGQATYAGSAAAAALLEVQGSPVHVVNVGGKQYQAVVKREVPKGRYVLWIDGWRFELDALDERARAIRDLSAAAAGAQGPAPVVAPMPGLIVRLHVQVGDQVEAGQPVVVMEAMKMENELRAQAAGRVKAIHAQSGKAVEKGMVLVELDG; this is encoded by the coding sequence ATGAAGTACATCGTCGAGATCGACGGCGAACGCCACGAGGTGGACCTCGCCGACGGCCAGGCCACCTACGCCGGCAGTGCCGCCGCTGCCGCGCTGCTGGAGGTGCAGGGGTCTCCGGTGCACGTCGTGAACGTGGGCGGCAAGCAGTACCAGGCCGTCGTGAAGCGCGAGGTCCCCAAGGGCCGCTACGTGCTGTGGATCGACGGATGGCGCTTCGAGCTGGATGCCCTGGACGAGCGGGCCCGCGCCATCCGGGACCTGAGCGCGGCCGCTGCCGGAGCCCAAGGGCCGGCCCCCGTCGTCGCCCCGATGCCCGGGCTCATCGTCCGGCTGCACGTGCAGGTGGGCGACCAAGTCGAAGCGGGACAACCAGTTGTGGTGATGGAGGCGATGAAGATGGAGAACGAGCTGCGGGCCCAGGCGGCCGGAAGGGTGAAGGCGATCCACGCGCAGTCGGGGAAGGCGGTAGAGAAGGGGATGGTGTTGGTGGAGCTGGACGGATGA
- the rplM gene encoding 50S ribosomal protein L13, producing the protein MRSTFTATPADIESKWFIVDADGMVLGRLATEIARIIRGKHKPIFTPHMDTGDNVIVINASKIKVTGRKAEQKNYFRHTGYMGHELYTKFSTMLAKHPERVIEKAVYGMLPKTALGRQKLRLKLRVYADAKHPHAAQQPETLTFPKAEAK; encoded by the coding sequence ATGCGTAGCACGTTCACGGCCACCCCCGCCGACATTGAATCCAAGTGGTTCATTGTCGATGCCGATGGGATGGTCCTCGGTCGCCTCGCGACCGAAATCGCGCGGATCATCCGCGGCAAGCACAAGCCGATCTTCACGCCCCATATGGACACGGGCGACAACGTCATCGTCATCAACGCCAGCAAGATCAAGGTGACGGGACGCAAGGCGGAGCAGAAGAACTACTTCCGCCACACCGGCTATATGGGTCACGAGCTCTACACCAAGTTCTCCACGATGCTTGCCAAGCATCCGGAGCGCGTGATCGAGAAGGCGGTGTACGGGATGCTCCCGAAGACGGCCCTCGGCCGCCAGAAGCTCCGCCTCAAGCTCCGCGTGTACGCGGATGCCAAGCACCCGCACGCTGCCCAGCAGCCCGAGACGCTCACCTTCCCGAAGGCTGAGGCCAAGTAA
- the rpsI gene encoding 30S ribosomal protein S9, whose protein sequence is MATNTTHTIGRRKEAVCRVYLTPGTGKWDLNGRTLGDYFPRPALVTAIQQPFTATDTLGAFDVQANLTGGGQTGQAGALRLAISRALVKIDEEHRSKLRSLGLLTRDARAVERKKPGRPKARKKFQFSKR, encoded by the coding sequence ATGGCGACCAATACGACGCACACCATCGGCCGCCGTAAGGAAGCCGTCTGCCGCGTGTACCTGACCCCGGGCACCGGCAAGTGGGACCTCAACGGCCGTACGCTCGGCGATTACTTCCCGCGCCCGGCCCTCGTGACGGCGATCCAGCAGCCGTTCACGGCCACGGATACGCTCGGCGCGTTCGACGTGCAGGCCAACCTCACCGGCGGCGGCCAGACCGGCCAGGCCGGTGCGCTGCGCCTCGCCATCTCGCGCGCGCTGGTCAAGATCGACGAGGAGCACCGCAGCAAGCTCCGCAGCCTCGGCCTCCTCACGCGCGATGCGCGTGCGGTCGAGCGTAAGAAGCCGGGCCGTCCGAAGGCGCGCAAGAAGTTCCAGTTCAGCAAGCGGTAA
- the rpsB gene encoding 30S ribosomal protein S2 encodes MSSPSINDLLQAGVHFGHQTRRWNPKMRRFIFAERNGIHIIDLQKTVTQLEKAKELAREVVMRGEQVLFVCTKQQLAALVAEQAEKSGSMHVTERWLGGLLTNFATVKKQLRKLKELEAGSAEGGSFENYTKKEALMMTRQRDKLAKNLSGIKSLGRLPGLMFVIDAKKERIAVDEANKLGIPIIAICDTNSDPDLITVPIAGNDDAIRSVELISGAIAEAISAARREAPVRSEAEEPGEATTWSSERGTERERGGDRGDRGGRGGEKGGRPRRRRAKPEAIAARLKGGAEGGEATEAGDSPAE; translated from the coding sequence ATGTCCAGCCCCAGCATTAACGATCTCCTCCAGGCCGGTGTCCACTTCGGCCACCAGACCCGCCGTTGGAACCCCAAGATGCGCCGCTTCATCTTCGCGGAGCGCAACGGGATCCACATCATCGACCTCCAGAAGACGGTCACGCAGCTCGAGAAGGCCAAGGAGCTGGCGCGTGAAGTCGTGATGCGTGGCGAGCAGGTCCTCTTCGTCTGCACCAAGCAGCAGTTGGCTGCCCTCGTCGCCGAACAGGCCGAGAAGTCCGGCTCGATGCACGTCACCGAGCGTTGGCTCGGCGGCCTCCTGACCAACTTCGCGACGGTCAAGAAGCAGCTCCGCAAGCTCAAGGAGCTCGAGGCGGGTTCGGCCGAGGGTGGTTCCTTCGAGAACTACACGAAGAAGGAAGCGCTGATGATGACCCGTCAGCGCGACAAGCTGGCCAAGAACCTCTCCGGCATTAAGTCGCTGGGGCGCCTGCCCGGCCTGATGTTCGTCATCGATGCCAAGAAGGAGCGCATCGCGGTGGACGAGGCCAACAAGCTCGGCATCCCGATCATCGCCATCTGCGATACCAACTCCGATCCGGACCTCATCACCGTGCCGATCGCCGGCAACGACGATGCCATCCGCTCGGTGGAGCTCATCTCCGGCGCCATCGCCGAGGCCATCTCGGCAGCGCGCCGCGAGGCGCCGGTGCGTTCTGAGGCCGAGGAGCCGGGCGAGGCGACCACGTGGTCGTCCGAGCGCGGTACCGAGCGTGAGCGCGGCGGCGACCGTGGCGATCGCGGCGGCCGTGGCGGCGAGAAGGGCGGTCGTCCGCGCCGTCGCCGTGCCAAGCCGGAAGCCATCGCGGCCCGCCTCAAGGGCGGTGCCGAAGGCGGCGAGGCGACCGAGGCCGGGGACAGCCCCGCCGAGTAA